The genomic window tttaactactacaataatacactacaaatcatttaactactacaataataccctttacatcatttaactactacaataataccctttacatcatttaactactacaataatacactacaaatcatttaactactacaataataccctttacatcatttaactactacaataataccctttacatcgtttaactactacaataatactctttacatcatttcactactacaataatactctttacatcgtttaactactacaataatactctttacatcgtttaactactacaataatactctttacatcatttaactactacaataatactctttacatcatttaactactacaataatactctttacatcgtttaactactacaataatactctttacatcgtttaactactacaataatactctttacatcatttaactactacaataataccctttacatcatttaactactacaataatacactacaaatcatttaactactacaataataccctacAAATCATTTagctactacaataatactatttacatcatttaactactacaataatactctttacatcgtttaactactacaataatactctttacatcgtttaactactacaataatactctttacatcatttaactactacaataataccctttacatcatttaactactacaataatacactacaaaacatttaactactacaataataccctacAAATCATTTagctactacaataatactatttacatcatttaactactacaataatactctttacatcgtttaactactacaataatactctttacatcatttaactactacaataatactctttacatcatttaactactacaataataccctttacatcatttaactactacaataatacactacaaatcatttaactactacaataatactctttacatcatttaactactacaataatactctacaaatcatttaactactacaataatactctttacatcatttaactactacaataatactctttacatcgtttaacaactacaataatacactacaaatcatttaactactacaataatactctacaaatcatttaactactacaataatactctttacatcgtttaactactacaataatacactacaaatcattcaactactacaataatactctacaaatcatttaactactacaataatactatacaaatcatttaactactacaataataccctttacatcatttaactactacaataatacactacaaatcatttaactactgcaataataccctttacatcatttaactacttcaataatacactacaaatcatttaactattacaataatacactacaaatcatttaactactacaataatactctttacatcatttaactactacaataataccctacaaatcatttaactactacaataatacactacaaatcatttaactactacaataataccctttacatcgttaaactactacaataataccctttacatcgtttaactactacaataatacactacaaatcatttaactactacaataatactctttatatcatttaactactacaataataccctttacatcgttaaactactacaataatactctttacatcgtttaactactacaataatacactacaaatcatttaactactacaataatactctttatatcatttaactactacaataataccctttacatcgttaaactactacaataatactctttacatcgtttaactactacaataatacactacaaatcatttaactactacaataatactctttacatcatttaactactacaataataccctttatatcatttaactactacaataatacactacaaatcatttaactactacaataataccctttacatcatttaactactacaataataccctttacatcatttaactactacaataatactctttacatcatttaactactacaataatacactacaaatcatttaactactacaataataccctttacatcatttaactactacaataataccctttacatcatttaactactacaataataccctttacatcatttaactactacaataatactctttacatcgtttaactactacaataatactctttacatcgtttaactactacaataatactctttacatcatttaactactacaataatacactacaaatcatttaactactacaataataccctttacatcatttaactactacaataataccctttacatcatttaactactacaataatactctttacatcatttaactactacaataatacactacaaatcatttaactactacaataataccctttacatcatttaactactacaataataccctttacatcatttaactactacaataataccctttatatcatttaactactacaataatactctttacatcgtttaactactacaataatactctttacatcgtttaactactacaataatactctttacatcatttaactactacaataatacactacaaatcatttaactactacaataataccctttacatcatttaactactacaataataccctttacatcatttaactactacaataatactctttacatcatttaactactacaataatacactacaaatcatttaactactacaataataccctttacatcatttaactactacaataataccctttacatcatttaactactacaataataccctttacatcatttaactactacaataatactctttacatcatttaactactacaataatactctttacatcgtttaactactacaataatactctttacatcatttaactactacaataatacactacaaatcatttaactactacaataatactctttacatcgtttaactactacaataataccctttacatcatttaactactacaataatacactacaaatcatttaactactacaataataccctacaaatcatttaactactataataataccctttacatcatttaactactacaataatacactacaaatcattaaactactacaataatactctttaaatcatttaactactacaataataccctacaaatcatttaactactgcaataataccctttacatcatttaactactacaataatacactacaaatcatttaactactacaataataccctttacatcatttaactactacaataataccctttacatcatttaactactacaataatacactacaaatcatttaactactacaataataccctttacatcatttaactactacaataataccctttacatcgtttaactactacaataatactctttacatcatttcactactacaataatactctttacatcgtttaactactacaataatactctttacatcgtttaactactacaataatactctttacatcatttaactactacaataatactctttacatcatttaactactacaataatactctttacatcgtttaactactacaataatactctttacatcgtttaactactacaataatactctttacatcatttaactactacaataataccctttacatcatttaactactacaataatacactacaaatcatttaactactacaataataccctacAAATCATTTagctactacaataatactatttacatcatttaactactacaataatactctttacatcgtttaactactacaataatactctttacatcgtttaactactacaataatactctttacatcatttaactactacaataataccctttacatcatttaactactacaataatacactacaaaacatttaactactacaataataccctacAAATCATTTagctactacaataatactatttacatcatttaactactacaataatactctttacatcgtttaactactacaataatactctttacatcatttaactactacaataatactctttacatcatttaactactacaataataccctttacatcatttaactactacaataatacactacaaatcatttaactactacaataatactctttacatcatttaactactacaataatactctacaaatcatttaactactacaataatactctttacatcgtttaactactacaataataccctttacatcgttaaactactacaataatacactacaaatcatttaactactacaataatactctacaaatcatttaactactacaataatactatttacatcatttaactactacaataatactctacaaatcatttaactactacaataatactctacaaatcatttaactactacaataatactatacaaatcatttaactactacaataataccctttacatcatttaactactacaataatacactacaaatcatttaactactgcaataataccctttacatcatttaactactacaataatacactacaaatcatttaactattacaataatacactacaaatcatttaactactacaataatactctttacatcatttaactactacaataataccctacaaatcatttaactactacaataatactctttacatcatttaactactacaataataccctacaaatcatttaactactacaataatactctacaaatcatttaactactacaataatacactacaaatcatttaactactacaataatactctttacatcatttaactactacaataataccctttacatcatttaactactacaataataccctttacatcatttaactactacaataatactctacaaatcatttaactacgacaataataccctttacatcatttaactactacaataatactctttacatcatttaactactacaataataccctttacatcatttaactactacaataataccctacaaatcatttaactactacaataatactctacaaatcatttaactactacaataatactctttacatcatttaactactacaataataccctttacatcatttaactactacaataataccctacaaatcatttaactactacaataatactctacaaatcatttaactactacaataatactctttacatcatttaactactacaataataccctttacatcatttaactactacaataatactctacaaatcatttaactacgacaataataccctttacatcatttaactactacaataatactctttacatcatttaactactacaataataccctttacatcatttaactactacaataataccctacaaatcatttaactactacaataatacactacaaatcatttaactactacaataatactctttacatcatttaactactacaataataccctttacatcatttaactactacaataataccctacaaatcatttaactactacaataatactctacaaatcatttaactactacaataatacactacaaatcatttaactactacaataatactatttacatcatttaactactacaataataccctttacatcatttaactactacaataataccctttacatcatttaactactacaataataccctacaaatcatttaactactacaataatactctttacatcatttaactactacaataatacactacaaataatttaactactacaataatactctttacatcatttaactactacaataatacactacaaatcatttaactactacaataataccctttacatcatttaactactacaataatacactacaaatcatttaactactacaataatacactacaaatcatttaactactacaataatactctttacatcatttaactactacaataataccctttacatcatttaactactacaataataccctttacatcgtttaactactacaataatacactacaaatcatttaactactacaataataccctacaaatcatttaactactacaataataccctacaaatcatttaactactacaataatacactacaaatcatttaactactacaataatacactacaaatcatttaactactacaataatacactacaaatcatttaactactacaataatacactacaaatcatttaactactacaataatactatttacatcatttaactactacaataatacacttAACATCAttaaactactacaataatactctttacatcatttaactactacaataatactatataaatcatttaactactacaataatactatttacatcatttaactactacaataataccctacaaatcatttaactactacaataatactctttacatcatttaactactacaataatactatttacatcatttaactactacaataataccctacaaatcatttaagtactacaataataccctttacatcagGGCTGTTCAACTGGCGGCCCGCGGACCAGATCCGGCCTGTTTCTTCATTTAGACTGGTCCTTATGAGCGTTAGTGATCTGCCAGAAAATCCCCCGTTCAGCGCCAAGCGATATGCTGACTGTCTGTCGTGTTGGTTGTTAGCGGTTTCTAGAGCTTATTTAGTAGGCACGTTGATTATCTATTGTTTTCATAGGAATTTGGTTTCCAGAGTTTTGTGAATGTTTTTTAAAACATAAAACATGGGACTCGTTAGAGACAAAACGACCTCATGGCAGGGAAAGGAATTCTTTGGAAGGATTGTTTTGTATTTAtcttttgtttttttatatatatatatatatcatttgtatttattgtaaataagaattaaatTTTTATTTAAGAAttggttctttaaaaaaaaatatatatatatatatatattttaacctttttattcaactaggcaagtcatttaagaacaaattcttatttaaatgacggccgaggaacagtgggtttatcctgccttgttcgggggcagaacgacagatttttttaccttgtcggctcggggtttCGATACAGCAACATAATTTGTTCATTTGTTACTGGCCCAGCGATCtcaccactcggctaccctgttgctaggctaccctgtcgctaGGCTACTTGCTTCAGACCGGAATTTGCCACGACCTGATTTGACATATCTTTACACATTACATCATTGAACTATGACCATACATTAACACGGTCGAGTCAACATCACAACACACTGGAGAGGTCGGCTGGTCACCTGATCAGGAAATGACCCCTGACACATCCTTCACGACCTTTAACCCCCCTGTGGTGTGTTTGTTTTGACTTTTTTTAATGCTTATTTTCAAGAGCATCTCAACGTCACAaagaataaaacattttaaaacattacaaatgTGATTTTGAAGAAGAcagaactaaaaaaaaaaaaaaaaacattgaataatgacaattttttttttttttaaagacacatTTATAACGTATTTGTTTTACTCTCCAGATCAACCTGGGTTTGTGGGACACGGCAGGAAATGACACGTTCAGACAGATCCGTCCTATGTCCTATCAGCAGGCAGATGTGGTCCTGATCTGCTACTCCGTGGCCAACGCCGCCTCCCTCGCCAGCGTCAAGCACAAGTGGCTGGTAGAGGTACGGGACGACCGTTTCCTACTGTCTGAGTAGATCCTTCTGgaagtgttctgtgtgtgtttttattggatagagagaggtgaaaggtcggagagagagagagcggtgggaCGGATTCCAACCCGACGCTACGTAGAACACGCTCTCCACAGGCAGCAGCTCAGACCCCTAAAACCTTACAGACACGTCTAAAATAAACTTTtgagtcaattcaggaagtagacACTGGTACAGTAGTTGGATGCTTCGGTAAACTAAAGATCTGAttccattttttttcttctctctccatctctctctctctctctcctgtctctgtctctgtctctgtctctctctctctctctcctgtctctgtctctgtctctgtctctgtctctctctctctctctctctctctctctctcctgtctctgtctctctctctctctctctctctcctgtctctgtctctctctctctctttctctctgtctgtctctctctctctttctctctgtctgtctctctctcctccctctctctccctctctctctctcctctctctctctcctgtctctctctcctgtctctgtctctctctctctctctctctctctgtctgtctgtctctctctctttctctctgtctgtctctctctctctttctctctgtctgtctctctcctccctctctctccctctctctctcctctctctctcctgtctctctctcctgtctctgtctctctctctctctctgtctgtctctctctctctttctctctgtctgtctctctctcctccctctctctccctctctctctctcctctctctctctcctgtctctctctcctgtctctgtctctctctctctctctctgtctgtctctcctctctctctctcctgtctctctctcctgtctctgtctctctctctctctctctgtctgtctctctctctctttctctctgtctgtctctctctcctgtctctctctcctgtctctgtctctctctctctgtctgtctctcctctctctctctcctgtctctctctcctgtctctgtctctctctctctctctctgtctgtctctctctctctttctctctgtctgtctctctgtctctctctctctgtctctctctctgtctctctctctgtctcctgtctctgtctctctgtctctgtctctctgtctctctctctctgtctctctctctctctctctctctctctgtctctctctcctccctctctctcctctctctcccctctgtctctctctgtctctgtctctgtctctctctctctctgtctctctctctctgtctctctctcctccctctctctcctccctctctctctctctctcccctccctctctctcctccctctctctctctctctctgtctctctctctctctctctctgtctctctctctctctctgtctctctctctctctctctctctgtctctctctctctctgtctctctctcctctctctctctctgtctcactctctctctctctctctctgtctctctctctctgtctctctctctctgtctctctctctctgtctctctctctctctgtctctgtctctctgtctctctctcctccctctctctcctccctctctctctctctctctcccctccctctctctcctccctctctctctctctctctgtctctctctctctctctctctctctgtctctctctctctgtctctcctcctctctctctctgtctctctctctctctgttctctctctctctctctgtctcactctctctctctctctgtctctctctgtctctctctctgtctctctctgtgtctctctctgtcctcttctctctctctctctctctctctctgtctcttctgtcctctctctgtctctccttctctcttctcttcctctctcctccttctcttctctctccctctctctctctctctctctctgtctctctctcttctctcttcctctctctctctctctctctctctcattgagaAGCAGTGGATTTCAGTTCACTTCCtgagttgaaatggaattgagcccAACTCTGGCTTCATATATCCTGTATCAAAACACACGTTTAAAACTATTTGACTATAACAAAATGGttgttttaaaaacattttaacgTCATTGTAGGTGCGTGACAACCTTCCCCGTGTCCCGGTGCTGGTGGTGGCCACCCAGACGGACCAGCGTGACTCCGGGCCTCACAGCGCTCCTGCTCCTCCGCCGCAGAGGGCAAACGCCGCTCAGGACATACGGGCCAAGGGATACCTGGAGTGCTCGCCGCTAAGCAACCGCGGCGTGCAGCAAGTGTTCGAGTGTGCGGTGAGGACAGCGGTGAACCAGGCCAGGAAACGGACGCGCCCGCGGATGTTTGATATCAACAGCTGCGTGGTGTTTTGACCTCTGAACCTCTGAACCTTTTGGAGGGGGGGCTAGGTTGGGGTGGTGCTGGGAGGATACTGAAGCCTCTAACTACTGCTCGGGGCCAGTGGCGACTCAGACTTGGACTCATCGCCAGGGACTTGAGACTGGCGGGTTAGTGACTCGACTACATCACTGTGTCTGACTTGAACTGTTCGAGGTCCTGTCTGACCCCATGACCTGTGGTTTTGGGGAAACTGAGGTCCTGTCTGACCCCATGACTCTTGTTTAACTAACTGATAGTTTTCACaaaagaacaaacaaaacaggatcattcctagaggagagagagagacagagagagagagagacagagagagagagatgaaataggagagagagagagagagagaggcagagagagagagacagagcgagagagagaggcagagagagagagagaggcagagagagagagcagagagagagagaggcagagagagagagagaggcagagagagtgagagaggcagagagagagagagagagaggcagagagagagagagagagagagagagacagagagacacagagagagagagagaggcagagagagagagagagagaggcagagagagagagagacagagagacacagagagagagagagaggcagagagagagagaggcagagagagagagagagagagagagagacagagagagagagagacagagagacacagagagagagagagaggcagagaggcagagagagagagaggcacagagaggcagagagagagagagagagagagagagagagaggcagagagagagagagagagaatagtgatTAGTGAAGCAGTTTAAAGGCTCCGCCTGCAGGAGGAACCGCCCCTGTGACAAGtattttttatttcttatttatttttatttcatttattttttattttttttacaatagaAGAAAACAATGCAAGTCGATAACAACTATTTCCGTTCTCCGTCTATAGATGTTAAAAGTTATCCTTTTGTAAAGGTATTCTAGCTCAGGTTCGTCCGTTTCCTTTGTTAAATAAATGTTGCCCAACCACTTACAGTGTGCCTGAACATaattcataaataaataaatgaccaTCCACCTATCAATTCTACTAAGAAATCAGCATATTTAAAGAGATCTTGGAGTAGGAAAACCAAAGTGTTTTTTTACAAAGTACTGGTTAGCCATGTACTGTCACATgaatatctcacacacacacagacaggatgagggaggatgacagtgttgtgttgtggtgaaGGTTGAGATCAGAGATGATGACCGCAGCAGCTGTAGTTGACAGCCAGAAAcagtctgttacattaaccctgacagtaacagtctggagctcattaaccctgacagtaacagtctctgttacattaaccctgacagtaacagtctctgttacattaaccctgacagtaacagtctctgttacattaaccctgacagtaacagtctggagctcattaaccctgacagtaacagtctggagctcattaaccctgacagtaacagtctctgttacattaaccctgacagtaacagtctggagctcattaaccctgacagtaacagtctctgttacattaaccctgacagtaacagtctctgttacattaaccctgacagtaacagtctctgttacattaaccctgacagtaacagtctggagctcattaaccctgacagtaacagtctctgttacattaaccctgacagtaacagtctctgttacattaaccctgacagtaacagtctctgttacattaaccctgacagtaacagtctgcagctcattaaccctgacagtaacagtctggagctcattaaccctgacagtaacagtctggagctcattaaccctgacagtaacagtctctgttacattaaccctgacagtaacagtctctgttacattaaccctgacagtaacagtctctgttacattaaccctgacagtaacagtctctgttacattaaccctgacagtaacagtctctgttacattaaccctgacagtaacagtctctgttacattaaccctgacagtaacagtctggag from Oncorhynchus masou masou isolate Uvic2021 chromosome 20, UVic_Omas_1.1, whole genome shotgun sequence includes these protein-coding regions:
- the LOC135507220 gene encoding rho-related GTP-binding protein RhoH-like, with product MSAETQVKCVLVGDSAVGKTALLVRFTSETFPECYKPTVYENTGVEVFMDGAPINLGLWDTAGNDTFRQIRPMSYQQADVVLICYSVANAASLASVKHKWLVEVRDNLPRVPVLVVATQTDQRDSGPHSAPAPPPQRANAAQDIRAKGYLECSPLSNRGVQQVFECAVRTAVNQARKRTRPRMFDINSCVVF